A portion of the Streptomyces erythrochromogenes genome contains these proteins:
- a CDS encoding GNAT family N-acetyltransferase — MLPSGVRIGPLDLAARVDEALRVQAVAFGLSEEEVGIRRYIVQRHMTCKGARALGAFAEDGALTGFVYGMPNDRTHWWSTIVEPYLRAGGHEHWLDGSFVITELHVHPGFQGHGVGRSLITTLTDAAAEPRSILSAIDTESPARGLYRALGYVDLARQVHFPSASLPYAVMGATLPLTRP, encoded by the coding sequence ATGCTGCCTTCCGGTGTCCGTATCGGCCCCCTCGACCTCGCCGCCCGGGTGGACGAAGCCCTGCGCGTGCAGGCCGTCGCCTTCGGCCTCAGCGAGGAGGAGGTCGGCATCCGGCGCTACATCGTCCAGCGCCACATGACCTGCAAGGGCGCCCGCGCCCTCGGGGCCTTCGCCGAGGACGGCGCGCTCACCGGATTCGTGTACGGGATGCCGAACGACCGCACGCACTGGTGGTCCACCATCGTCGAGCCCTACCTGCGGGCCGGCGGCCACGAGCACTGGCTCGACGGCTCCTTCGTCATCACCGAACTCCACGTACACCCCGGTTTCCAGGGCCACGGCGTCGGACGCTCCCTGATCACCACCCTCACCGACGCCGCCGCCGAGCCCCGCTCGATCCTCTCCGCCATCGACACCGAGAGCCCCGCCCGCGGCCTCTACCGGGCCCTCGGCTACGTCGACCTCGCCCGCCAGGTGCACTTCCCGAGCGCGAGCCTCCCGTACGCCGTCATGGGCGCCACACTGCCGCTGACCAGGCCCTGA
- a CDS encoding GNAT family N-acetyltransferase, producing the protein MVRPPVLTQTTTRVLEPSDLDAALDILGREPVENAFVTSRVQVAGLDPWRLGGEMWGWYADGELRSLCYAGANLVPVCAEPDAVRAFADRARRTGRRCSSIVGPADATRLLWQLLEPSWGPAREVRAHQPLMVIERPSTTVEPDPQVRRIRKNEMDLIMPACVAMFTEEVGVSPMAGDGGLLYQARVAELVAGGRSFARVEDDKIVFKAEIGAATSRACQIQGVWVAPEFRGRGHSETGMAAVVEYALRDVAPVVSLYVNDFNTAARAAYRRVGFREVGAFMSVLF; encoded by the coding sequence ATGGTGAGGCCCCCAGTGTTGACGCAGACCACCACCCGGGTCCTTGAGCCCAGTGATCTCGACGCCGCGCTCGACATCCTCGGACGCGAGCCGGTCGAGAACGCCTTCGTCACCTCCCGGGTCCAGGTCGCCGGACTCGACCCCTGGCGCCTGGGGGGCGAGATGTGGGGCTGGTACGCCGACGGCGAGCTCCGTTCGCTCTGCTACGCCGGGGCCAACCTCGTCCCCGTCTGCGCCGAGCCCGACGCCGTCCGGGCCTTCGCCGACCGGGCCCGCCGCACCGGCCGCCGGTGCTCCTCCATCGTCGGCCCCGCCGACGCCACCCGGCTGCTGTGGCAGCTCCTGGAGCCCAGCTGGGGCCCGGCCCGCGAGGTCCGCGCCCACCAGCCCCTCATGGTCATCGAGCGTCCGTCCACCACGGTCGAGCCGGATCCGCAGGTCCGCCGGATCCGCAAGAACGAGATGGACCTGATCATGCCCGCCTGCGTGGCCATGTTCACCGAGGAGGTCGGCGTCTCGCCGATGGCCGGCGACGGCGGCCTGCTCTACCAGGCCCGCGTCGCCGAACTCGTCGCCGGCGGCCGCTCCTTCGCCCGCGTCGAGGACGACAAGATCGTCTTCAAGGCGGAGATCGGCGCCGCCACCTCCCGCGCCTGCCAGATCCAGGGCGTCTGGGTGGCCCCCGAGTTCCGCGGCCGCGGACACTCGGAGACCGGGATGGCCGCCGTCGTCGAGTACGCGCTGCGCGACGTGGCGCCCGTGGTCAGCCTCTACGTGAACGACTTCAACACCGCCGCGCGGGCCGCGTACCGCCGGGTGGGCTTCCGCGAGGTCGGCGCGTTCATGAGCGTGCTGTTCTGA
- the ispG gene encoding flavodoxin-dependent (E)-4-hydroxy-3-methylbut-2-enyl-diphosphate synthase: MTAISLGMPAVPTKLADRRVSRKIQVGKVAVGGDSQISVQSMTTTRTSDIGATLQQIAELTASGCDIVRVACPTQDDADALAVIAKKSQIPVIADIHFQPKYVFAAIDAGCAAVRVNPGNIKQFDDKVKEIAKAANETRTPIRIGVNAGSLDARLLKKYGKATPEALVESALWEASLFEEHGFGDIKISVKHNDPVVMVNAYRQLAAACDYPLHLGVTEAGPAFQGTIKSAVAFGALLSEGIGDTIRVSLSAPPAEEVKVGIQILESLNLKPRRLEIVSCPSCGRAQVDVYKLAEEVTAGLEGMEVPLRVAVMGCVVNGPGEAREADLGVASGNGKGQIFVKGEVIKTVPESKIVETLIEEAMKIAAQMEADGVMSGEPTVAIGV, from the coding sequence ATGACTGCCATCTCTCTCGGAATGCCGGCCGTGCCGACGAAGCTTGCCGACCGCAGGGTCAGCCGCAAGATCCAGGTCGGCAAGGTGGCCGTCGGCGGCGACTCACAGATCTCCGTGCAGTCGATGACCACCACCAGGACCTCCGACATCGGGGCGACGCTCCAGCAGATCGCCGAGCTCACCGCCTCCGGCTGCGACATCGTCCGCGTGGCGTGCCCGACGCAGGACGACGCCGACGCGCTGGCCGTGATCGCCAAGAAGTCGCAGATCCCGGTCATCGCCGACATCCACTTCCAGCCGAAGTACGTGTTCGCCGCGATCGACGCGGGCTGCGCCGCGGTCCGCGTGAACCCGGGCAACATCAAGCAGTTCGACGACAAGGTCAAGGAGATCGCGAAGGCCGCGAACGAGACCCGCACGCCGATCCGCATCGGTGTGAACGCCGGCTCCCTCGACGCCCGCCTGCTGAAGAAGTACGGCAAGGCCACCCCCGAGGCGCTGGTCGAGTCCGCGCTGTGGGAGGCCTCCCTCTTCGAGGAGCACGGCTTCGGCGACATCAAGATCTCGGTCAAGCACAACGACCCGGTCGTCATGGTCAACGCCTACCGTCAGCTCGCCGCCGCCTGCGACTACCCCCTGCACCTGGGCGTCACCGAGGCCGGCCCCGCCTTCCAGGGCACCATCAAGTCCGCGGTCGCCTTCGGCGCCCTGCTCTCCGAGGGCATCGGCGACACCATCCGCGTCTCCCTCTCCGCCCCGCCGGCGGAGGAGGTCAAGGTCGGCATCCAGATCCTGGAGTCGCTGAACCTCAAGCCGCGCCGCCTGGAGATCGTCTCCTGCCCGTCCTGCGGCCGCGCCCAGGTCGACGTCTACAAGCTGGCCGAGGAGGTCACGGCGGGCCTGGAGGGCATGGAGGTCCCGCTGCGCGTGGCGGTCATGGGCTGCGTCGTCAACGGCCCCGGCGAGGCCCGTGAGGCCGACCTCGGTGTCGCCTCCGGCAACGGCAAGGGCCAGATCTTCGTGAAGGGCGAGGTCATCAAGACCGTCCCCGAGTCGAAGATCGTCGAGACCCTCATCGAAGAGGCGATGAAGATCGCGGCGCAGATGGAGGCCGACGGCGTCATGAGCGGCGAGCCGACCGTCGCCATCGGAGTCTGA
- a CDS encoding M50 family metallopeptidase — protein sequence MTLLMTVLGIVIFAVGLLVSIAWHELGHLSTAKLFGIRVPQYMVGFGPTIWSRRKGETEYGIKAIPMGGYIRMIGMFPPGEDGKVTARSTSPFRSMIEDARSAAYEELQPGDGTRLFYTRKPWKRVIVMFAGPFMNLVLAVAIFLTTLMTFGLNTQTTSVATVSDCVIQQSEKRDKCQPGDPAAPARAAGLKAGDKIVAFNGRRVDDWSALQKDIRATVGPATITVVRAGERLDLKANLIENKVAKTDGSGKYVKDEYVTAGFLGFAPASGYVPQSFGQSAERMGEMMEAGVQSLVALPSKVPDLWNAAFNGAERKQDSPMGVVGAARVSGEIFTLDIPAQHQLVFFLNLLAGFNLSLFLFNMLPLLPLDGGHIAGALWESLRRGVARIFRRPDPGPFDVAKLMPVAYVVAGLFICFTLLVMVADVVNPIKIT from the coding sequence ATGACACTTCTGATGACGGTGCTCGGAATCGTGATCTTCGCGGTCGGCCTGCTGGTCTCCATCGCGTGGCACGAGCTGGGGCACCTCTCCACGGCCAAGCTGTTCGGCATTCGGGTGCCGCAGTACATGGTGGGCTTCGGCCCGACCATCTGGTCGCGGAGGAAGGGCGAGACCGAGTACGGGATCAAGGCCATCCCCATGGGCGGCTACATCCGCATGATCGGGATGTTCCCGCCCGGCGAGGACGGCAAGGTCACCGCCCGGTCCACCTCGCCGTTCCGGTCGATGATCGAGGACGCGCGCTCGGCGGCGTACGAGGAGCTCCAGCCCGGCGACGGGACCCGGCTCTTCTACACGCGCAAGCCGTGGAAGCGCGTGATCGTGATGTTCGCCGGCCCGTTCATGAACCTGGTCCTCGCCGTGGCGATCTTCCTCACCACCCTGATGACCTTCGGGCTGAACACCCAGACCACCTCGGTCGCCACCGTCTCGGACTGCGTCATCCAGCAGAGCGAGAAGCGCGACAAGTGCCAGCCCGGCGACCCGGCCGCACCCGCCAGGGCCGCGGGCCTCAAGGCGGGCGACAAGATCGTCGCCTTCAACGGCCGCCGGGTCGACGACTGGTCCGCCCTCCAGAAGGACATCCGCGCCACCGTCGGACCCGCCACGATCACCGTCGTCCGCGCGGGCGAGCGCCTCGACCTCAAGGCGAACCTGATCGAGAACAAGGTCGCCAAGACCGACGGCAGCGGCAAGTACGTCAAGGACGAGTACGTCACCGCGGGCTTCCTCGGCTTCGCACCCGCCTCCGGCTACGTGCCGCAGTCCTTCGGACAGTCCGCCGAGCGCATGGGCGAGATGATGGAGGCCGGCGTGCAGTCGCTGGTCGCCCTGCCGTCCAAGGTCCCGGACCTGTGGAACGCGGCCTTCAACGGGGCCGAGCGCAAGCAGGACAGCCCGATGGGCGTCGTCGGCGCGGCGCGCGTCAGCGGTGAGATCTTCACCCTCGACATCCCCGCCCAGCACCAGCTGGTGTTCTTCCTGAACCTGCTGGCCGGCTTCAACCTCTCGCTGTTCCTCTTCAACATGCTGCCGCTGCTCCCGCTCGACGGCGGGCACATCGCCGGCGCCCTGTGGGAGTCGCTCCGGCGGGGCGTGGCACGGATCTTCCGCCGCCCCGACCCCGGCCCGTTCGACGTGGCGAAGCTGATGCCCGTCGCGTACGTGGTCGCGGGCCTGTTCATCTGCTTCACCCTGCTGGTGATGGTGGCCGACGTGGTGAACCCGATCAAGATCACCTAG
- the dxr gene encoding 1-deoxy-D-xylulose-5-phosphate reductoisomerase → MSDRPAPLADPHLLFDPAAGRRDIVILGSTGSIGTQAIDLALRNPDRFRVTALSAAGGRVALLAEQARLLRVEKVAVAREDVVPALKEALSAQFGPGETLPEILAGPDAATELAASACHTVLNGITGSIGLAPTLAALRAGRTLALANKESLIVGGPLVKALAKPGQIIPVDSEHAALFQALAAGTRADVRKLVVTASGGPFRGRTRAELAKVTVEDALAHPTWAMGPVITVNSATLVNKGLEVIEAHLLYDIPFEQIEVVVHPQSYVHSMVEFTDGSTLAQATPPDMRGPIAIGLGWPQRVPDAAPAFDWTKASTWEFFPLDTEAFPAVGIARHVGGLGGTAPAVFNAANEECVEAFLAGRLPFTAIMDTVSAVVDEHGTPQSGTSLTVQDVLEAEAWARARAREMAARAAAEARA, encoded by the coding sequence ATGAGCGACCGTCCAGCCCCCCTCGCCGACCCGCACCTCCTCTTCGACCCCGCGGCCGGCCGCCGGGACATCGTGATCCTCGGGTCCACCGGCTCCATCGGCACCCAGGCCATCGACCTCGCCCTGCGCAACCCGGACCGGTTCCGGGTCACCGCCCTGTCCGCCGCAGGCGGCCGGGTGGCGCTGCTGGCCGAGCAGGCCCGGCTGCTGCGGGTCGAGAAGGTGGCCGTCGCCCGCGAAGACGTCGTACCGGCCCTGAAAGAGGCGCTGAGCGCCCAGTTCGGCCCGGGCGAGACGCTGCCCGAGATCCTGGCCGGGCCGGACGCCGCGACCGAGCTCGCCGCCTCCGCGTGCCACACCGTCCTCAACGGCATCACCGGCTCCATCGGCCTCGCGCCGACCCTCGCCGCCCTGCGGGCGGGCCGCACTCTGGCCCTGGCCAACAAGGAGTCGCTGATCGTCGGCGGCCCGCTGGTCAAGGCCCTTGCGAAGCCCGGCCAGATCATCCCCGTGGACTCCGAGCACGCGGCGCTCTTCCAGGCGCTCGCCGCCGGTACCCGCGCCGACGTCCGCAAGCTCGTGGTGACCGCCTCCGGCGGCCCCTTCCGCGGCCGCACCCGCGCCGAGCTGGCCAAGGTCACCGTCGAGGACGCGCTCGCCCACCCCACCTGGGCCATGGGCCCGGTGATCACCGTCAACTCGGCGACGCTGGTCAACAAGGGACTCGAGGTCATCGAGGCGCACCTGCTCTACGACATCCCGTTCGAGCAGATCGAGGTCGTGGTCCACCCGCAGTCGTACGTGCACTCGATGGTGGAGTTCACCGACGGCTCCACGCTCGCCCAGGCCACCCCGCCGGACATGCGCGGCCCCATCGCGATCGGCCTGGGCTGGCCCCAGCGGGTCCCGGACGCGGCCCCCGCCTTCGACTGGACCAAGGCCTCCACCTGGGAGTTCTTCCCGCTGGACACCGAAGCCTTCCCCGCCGTGGGCATCGCCCGGCACGTGGGCGGCCTCGGCGGCACCGCCCCGGCCGTGTTCAACGCGGCGAACGAGGAGTGCGTCGAGGCGTTCCTGGCCGGTCGGCTGCCGTTCACAGCAATCATGGATACGGTCTCTGCCGTGGTCGATGAGCACGGGACACCGCAGTCGGGAACCTCCCTGACCGTCCAGGACGTCCTTGAAGCAGAGGCCTGGGCCAGGGCCCGGGCGCGGGAGATGGCGGCTCGGGCCGCCGCGGAGGCGCGCGCATGA